In one window of Brassica rapa cultivar Chiifu-401-42 chromosome A07, CAAS_Brap_v3.01, whole genome shotgun sequence DNA:
- the LOC103830569 gene encoding protein CELLULOSE SYNTHASE INTERACTIVE 3 yields the protein MQMLKTFLPVALEETLSSSQSREGDVKMEMDDPEKAMATVAQLIEQLHSKASSPQDKELTTARLLGIAKSRKEARRLIGSYPQAMPLFISMLRNGTALAKVNVASILCVLCKDKELRLKVLLGGCIPPLLSVLKSGTIDTRKAAAEAIYEVSSAGVSDDHIGMKIFITEGVVPTLWDQLSLKGKQDRVVEGYVTGALRNLCGVDDGYWRVILEGSGVDIVVSLLSSDNPNSQANAASLLARLVLSFCDIIQKILNSGVVKSLVQLLEQKNDTKVRASAADALEALSSRSDEAKKCVKDAGGVNALIGAIVAPSKECMQGENGQALQEHATGALANVFGGMSHLIIYLGEVSQSPRLTEPIGDVIGALAYALMIFKQPESSEKIFDPRVIESILVKLLKPLDTKLIQERILEAMASLYGNSSLSCYLDDAEAKRVLIALITMASADVRENLIAFLSRLCHDKVGIWEAVGKREGIQLFISFLGLSSEQHQEYAVEMLEILTAQIDDSKWAVTAAGGIPPLVQLLETGSQKAKEDASRILWNLCCHSEEIRDCVERAGGIPAFLWLLKTGGLNSQETSAKTLLKLVRTADPATINQLLALLLGDDPASKVHVIQVLGHVLSKASQEDIVHKGCAANKALRSLVQSLTTSREETKEHTASVLADLFSSRQDICDHLATDDIINPWIKLLTSNSQNVAKQVARALDALSRPVKKKSNKKKAYIAEGDLKALIKLAKDSSIESAENAVSALANLLSDPDIAAEALAEDVVSAFTRILADGSSEGKRNASRALHQLLKNFPVCDVLKGSAQCRFAILSLVDSLKSVDMDSPDAFDVLEVVAVLARAKNGVNFSYPPLTALSEVPSSLETLVQCLSEGHTLVQDKAIEILSRLCCDQQFLISELIVSRPKSIGVLADRIVNASSLEVRVGGTALLLCATKEKKQLITEALDQSGFSKLLLRALVDMIKDNSKCYSIETEVLTPKGFMEKNVFQDTGGFYFPDPAKILGGTVALWLLCLLTSVDAKSKLIVVEAGGLEVLFAKLARHTSSPQAEFEDTEGIWISALLLAIMFQDDNVSLSSTTMRIIPTLALLLRSDELIDRYFAAHAMASLVCTKNRGINLTIANSGAISGIINLLGYVESEILNLVALANEFSLVKEPDQVILQHLFEIEDVRLGSTARKSIPLLVDLLRPIPDRPGAPQFAVQTLIRIADGSDTNKLLMAEAGAVEALTKYLSLSPQDSMERTISELLRVLFSNHELRQNEVAVSSLNQLIAVLRLGSRSARYSAAGALNELFDAENIRNSEIAQQAAQPLMDMLGTVSETEQEVALSALIKLSSGNTSNTALLIDVEGSLLENVNKILSSASASEELKINAAKLCSVVFLNKNVRASPSASGCMKPLITLMQSERNAAVEAAVCAIKILLDDEQQLEIAAGHDIQELLVGLVSGTNYRIIEASLSALIKLGKDRVPRKLDMVEAGIIDRCLELLPGASSSLCSSVAELFRILTNSGVIAKRPDVTKTVEPLFMVLLRSDLTLWGQHSALQALVNILEKQQSLEAFSFTPSEAIVPLISFLESSSQAIQQLGAELLSHFLTMEDFQKDITTQNAVVPLVRLAGIGILSLQETAVKALEKISASWPKSVLDAGGIFELSKVILQEDPQPPLELWESAAFVLCNVLQCDAECFFRVELPVLVKLLFSTIESTVMLALKALMIHEKNDASSTVQMAELGAINALLDLLRSHQCEEESGSLLEVIFNNPKVRELKLCKYAIAPLSQYLLDPQTRSEPGRLLAALALGDLSQHEGLSRSSGSVSACRALISVLEEQPTEEMKVVAICALQNFVMNSRTNRRAVAEAGGILLIQELLLSSNAEVSGQAALMVKFLFSNHTLQEYVSNELIRSLTAALERGLWSTSTINIEVLRTLNVIFSNFPKLRASEAATFCIPHLVGALRSGVEDVQGLVLDILYLLRHSWTNMAIDVAKSQAMIAAEAIPVLQMLMKTCPPVFHDKADSLLHCLPGCLTVNVMRANNLKQSMATTNAFCQLTIGNCPPRQTKVVSNRTSPEWKESFTWAFDVPPKGQKLHIICKSKSTFGKTTLGRVTIQIDKVVIEGVYNGSLSLNHDNSKDASSRSLDIEIAWSNRTTDDTL from the exons ATGCAGATGTTGAAGACATTTCTCCCTGTGGCTCTGGAGGAAACTTTGTCTTCCTCTCAATCCAG GGAAGGCGATGTGAAAATGGAAATGGACGATCCAGAGAAGGCAATGGCTACGGTTGCTCAGCTCATAGAGCAACTCCACAGCAAAGCATCTTCTCCGCAAGACAAAGAGCTCACTACAGCTCGTCTACTTGGTATTGCGAAAAGCAGAAAGGAGGCAAGGAGGCTGATTGGTTCGTATCCCCAAGCTATGCCTTTGTTCATTTCCATGCTTAGAAATGGGACGGCTTTGGCCAAAGTCAACGTCGCTTCTATCCTTTGTGTTTTATGCAAAGACAAGGAGTTGCGACTCAAAGTGCTTCTAGGAGGATGCATCCCTCCGTTACTCTCGGTTTTGAAGTCCGGAACCATTGATACTAGGAAAGCAGCGGCAGAGGCTATATATGAGGTTTCTTCTGCTGGAGTTTCCGATGATCACATTGGCATGAAGATATTTATCACAGAAGGTGTGGTGCCGACTTTGTGGGATCAACTTAGCTTGAAAGGAAAGCAGGATAGAGTGGTTGAAGGGTACGTTACTGGAGCTTTGAGGAATCTTTGTGGTGTGGATGATGGTTATTGGAGAGTGATACTTGAGGGTAGTGGTGTTGACATAGTCGTGTCTCTTTTGTCATCTGACAATCCTAATTCTCAGGCAAATGCTGCGTCTCTCCTGGCTCGTCTTGTGCTGTCCTTTTGTGATATTATCcagaaaatattaaattctGGGGTTGTCAAGTCTCTGGTACAGCTTTTGGAACAGAAAAATGATACCAAAGTCCGTGCTAGTGCAGCAGATGCTTTGGAAGCTCTTTCATCAAGATCCGATGAAGCTAAGAAATGCGTTAAAGATGCAGGAGGTGTTAATGCTCTCATTGGAGCCATTGTTGCTCCATCGAAAGAGTGTATGCAGGGAGAAAATGGACAAGCTTTACAAGAACATGCAACTGGAGCGTTGGCGAATGTGTTTGGTGGGATGAgccatttaattatatatcttggAGAAGTATCACAATCCCCTCGTCTAACGGAACCAATTGGTGATGTAATTGGAGCTCTTGCCTATGCTCTAATGATTTTCAAACAACCAGAGAGTTCAGAGAAAATATTTGATCCAAGAGTGATAGAGAGCATTTTGGTGAAGTTACTAAAGCCTCTTGACACAAAGTTAATCCAAGAGCGGATCTTGGAGGCTATGGCGAGTTTGTACGGAAACAGCAGTCTATCGTGTTACCTAGATGATGCAGAAGCTAAGAGAGTCCTAATCGCTCTCATAACTATGGCTTCTGCTGACGTACGAGAGAATCTTATAGCTTTCTTGTCTCGCCTATGCCATGACAAGGTTGGAATTTGGGAGGCAGTTGGGAAGAGAGAAGGAATCCAATTATTTATATCGTTTCTAGGTTTGTCTAGTGAGCAACACCAAGAGTATGCTGTTGAAATGTTGGAAATTCTGACGGCTCAGATCGATGATAGTAAATGGGCTGTAACCGCAGCCGGGGGGATTCCTCCACTTGTCCAGTTGCTTGAGACTGGATCTCAGAAGGCCAAGGAAGATGCTTCCCGCATCCTCTGGAATTTGTGCTGTCACAGTGAGGAAATCCGCGATTGTGTTGAAAGAGCTGGTGGTATTCCAGCATTCCTGTGGCTACTGAAGACTGGTGGATTGAATTCCCAGGAAACCTCTGCAAAGACACTTTTGAAGCTTGTCCGTACAGCTGATCCTGCTACAATTAATCAGTTGTTGGCTTTACTTCTGGGAGACGATCCTGCTTCAAAGGTTCATGTAATACAAGTACTGGGTCATGTGCTCTCAAAAGCTTCACAAGAAGATATTGTTCATAAAGGGTGTGCAGCTAACAAAGCACTGCGGTCCCTTGTCCAGTCCCTGACAACTTCCAGGGAAGAAACAAAGGAGCATACAGCTTCAGTTTTAGCTGATCTATTCAGCTCAAGACAAGATATATGTGACCATCTTGCAACTGATGACATCATTAATCCCTGGATCAAGCTCCTTACAAGCAACTCTCAGAATGTGGCTAAACAGGTGGCTAGGGCTTTGGACGCACTGTCCCGCCCGGTgaagaaaaaatctaataaaaagaAGGCTTACATTGCAGAAGGAGATCTTAAGGCACTCATAAAATTGGCGAAGGACTCTTCCATAGAGTCTGCAGAAAATGCAGTTTCTGCCCTGGCAAATCTTCTGTCTGATCCGGATATCGCTGCAGAAGCACTAGCTGAAGATGTTGTTTCAGCTTTCACAAGAATCCTGGCTGATGGATCTTCAGAGGGTAAGAGAAATGCATCCCGGGCACTTCATCAGTTACTTAAGAACTTTCCAGTTTGTGATGTGCTAAAGGGAAGTGCTCAGTGCCGTTTTGCTATACTTTCACTCGTTGATTCTCTAAAATCAGTAGATATGGATAGCCCAGACGCTTTCGACGTATTAGAAGTAGTTGCAGTTTTGGCAAGGGCTAAGAATGGGGTGAATTTCTCTTACCCCCCATTGACTGCCCTTTCTGAAGTGCCATCAAGCCTGGAAACCCTTGTGCAATGCCTTTCTGAAGGCCATACTCTTGTGCAAGATAAGGCAATAGAAATATTGTCCAGGCTTTGCTGTGATCAACAATTTCTGATCAGTGAACTTATAGTTTCAAGACCCAAGTCAATTGGGGTTTTGGCTGATAGAATAGTAAATGCATCCAGTTTAGAAGTGAGAGTTGGGGGGACAGCTCTGCTCTTATGTGCTACGAAAGAAAAGAAGCAGCTGATAACGGAGGCACTTGATCAGTCTGGTTTCTCAAAACTCTTGTTACGTGCCCTAGTAGATATGATAAAGGACAATTCTAAATGCTATTCTATAGAAACTGAAGTCCTGACACCTAAAGGTTTTATGGAAAAAAATGTTTTCCAGGATACAGGTGGTTTTTATTTTCCTGATCCAGCTAAAATCTTGGGTGGTACAGTGGCGTTGTGGCTGCTATGCTTACTTACTTCCGTTGATGCTAAGTCAAAGCTCATTGTCGTGGAAGCTGGCGGACTTGAGGTGCTCTTTGCGAAGCTTGCTAGGCATACTTCCAGTCCTCAG GCTGAATTTGAGGACACAGAAGGCATTTGGATTAGCGCTCTCCTCCTTGCCATCATGTTCCAGGATGACAACGTGTCCTTGTCTTCAACGACGATGCGGATTATTCCAACACTTGCACTTTTGCTAAGATCTGATGAACTGATAGATCGGTATTTCGCTGCCCACGCAATGGCTAGTCTTGTTTGTACTAAGAACAGAGGAATAAATCTGACAATTGCAAACTCAGGTGCTATTTCTGGGATTATAAACCTTCTTGGCTATGTGGAGTCAGAGATTCTCAACTTGGTTGCTTTGGCAAATGAATTTTCTCTGGTGAAAGAGCCTGATCAAGTCATTCTTCAACACCTTTTTGAAATTGAAGATGTGAGGCTTGGCTCCACCGCACGCAAATCTATCCCGCTGCTTGTAGATCTCTTAAGGCCAATTCCAGATAGGCCGGGAGCTCCTCAATTTGCCGTCCAAACCCTGATTCGCATTGCTGACGGAAGTGACACAAACAAATTACTAATGGCTGAAGCTGGAGCTGTGGAAGCTTTAACGAAATACCTTTCTCTAAGCCCTCAAGATTCAATGGAGCGCACCATATCTGAATTGCTTAGAGTATTATTTAGCAACCACGAGCTCAGACAAAACGAAGTAGCAGTTAGTTCCTTGAATCAGCTAATAGCAGTACTTCGTCTGGGGTCAAGAAGTGCAAGATACAGCGCTGCTGGAGCTCTAAATGAACTCTTTGATGCTGAAAACATCAGAAATTCTGAAATAGCTCAGCAGGCTGCTCAACCACTGATGGACATGCTCGGTACTGTATCAGAGACTGAGCAAGAGGTAGCTCTCTCGGCACTGATTAAATTAAGTTCAGGAAATACTTCGAATACAGCTCTTCTAATAGACGTGGAAGGAAGCCTGCTGGAAAATGTGAACAAAATCTTATCATCTGCTTCTGCTTCAGAGGAGTTAAAGATAAATGCTGCCAAACTCTGTTCTgttgttttcttaaataaaaacgTCAGAGCAAGTCCATCCGCCTCGGGATGCATGAAGCCCCTGATAACACTTATGCAGTCTGAACGAAATGCAGCAGTTGAAGCAGCGGTTTGTGCTATTAAGATACTATTGGATGACGAGCAACAGCTAGAAATCGCCGCAGGTCATGACATTCAGGAGCTTCTTGTTGGGTTGGTTTCGGGAACAAATTACAGGATTATTGAGGCTAGCTTATCAGCTCTTATTAAGTTGGGCAAAGACAGAGTACCACGGAAGTTGGACATGGTGGAAGCTGGAATAATTGATCGATGTCTTGAGCTACTACCTGGAGCCTCAAGTTCGTTATGTTCCTCTGTTGCAGAGCTGTTTCGAATTTTAACAAATAGTGGAGTAATCGCCAAAAGACCTGATGTTACAAAAACTGTAGAACCTCTTTTCATGGTCTTGCTCAGATCAGACTTGACCTTATGGGGGCAACATAGCGCCTTACAAGCACTTGTAAACATTTTGGAAAAACAGCAAAGCCTTGAAGCTTTTAGTTTTACACCCAGTGAAGCCATCGTGCCTCTGATTTCATTTTTGGAGTCTTCATCTCAAGCTATCCAGCAGCTTGGAGCAGAACTTCTGAGCCATTTTCTTACAATGGAAGATTTCCAGAAAGACATCACGACACAGAATGCTGTTGTTCCTCTGGTTCGGCTTGCTGGAATTGGAATACTGAGCCTTCAGGAAACTGCAGTAAAGGCACTGGAGAAGATATCTGCTAGCTGGCCTAAGTCTGTTCTTGATGCTGGAGGTATATTCGAGCTATCCAAGGTTATTCTTCAGGAGGATCCTCAGCCACCTCTTGAGCTGTGGGAGTCCGCTGCTTTTGTTCTCTGCAATGTTCTGCAGTGTGATGCAGAATGCTTTTTCAGAGTTGAACTACCAGTTTTAGTTAAGTTGTTGTTCTCGACAATTGAAAGCACAGTGATGCTGGCTCTTAAAGCATTAATGATTCATGAGAAGAACGATGCTTCAAGCACCGTACAAATGGCTGAGCTTGGCGCAATCAACGCATTACTGGACCTCCTGAGATCTCATCAATGCGAGGAAGAATCGGGGAGCTTACTTGAAGTAATATTTAACAACCCGAAGGTAAGAGAGTTAAAGTTATGCAAATATGCGATAGCACCACTCTCTCAATATCTGTTAGACCCTCAGACAAGATCAGAACCAGGTAGGCTTCTTGCTGCGCTAGCACTTGGGGACCTTTCTCAGCATGAAGGGCTTTCTAGATCCAGTGGCTCTGTTTCCGCTTGTCGGGCACTCATTAGCGTGCTAGAAGAACAACCAACAGAAGAAATGAAAGTGGTGGCCATCTGTGCGTTGCAGAATTTTGTGATGAATAGTAGAACAAATAGGCGAGCAGTTGCAGAGGCTGGTGGCATATTGTTAATTCAGGAGCTATTGCTTTCTTCCAATGCAGAAGTATCTGGGCAGGCTGCATTAATGGTAAAATTTTTGTTCTCCAACCACACACTCCAAGAATATGTCTCTAATGAGCTTATAAGATCATTAACAG CTGCACTTGAAAGAGGCTTGTGGTCTACATCAACAATAAATATCGAAGTCTTGAGAACCTTAAATGTGATTTTCTCCAATTTTCCAAAGCTTCGCGCCTCAGAAGCTGCTACTTTCTGCATCCCTCATTTGGTCGGGGCGCTCAGATCTGGTGTTGAAGATGTCCAGGGATTAGTATTGGATATTCTCTACTTGCTAAGACACTCGTGGACGAATATGGCTATAGATGTTGCAAAATCTCAAGCCATGATTGCAGCTGAAGCAATTCCTGTCCTGCAGATGTTGATGAAAACATGCCCTCCTGTGTTCCACGACAAGGCAGACAGCTTATTACATTGCTTACCAGGTTGCTTAACAGTAAACGTTATGCGTGCCAACAACTTAAAGCAGTCCATGGCAACCACAAACGCCTTTTGTCAATTAACCATAGGAAACTGCCCTCCACGCCAAACTAAG GTTGTGAGCAATCGCACTTCTCCTGAATGGAAAGAAAGCTTTACTTGGGCATTTGATGTTCCACCCAAAGGACAAAAGCTTCACATCATATGCAAGAGCAAAAGCACATTCGGGAAG ACAACTCTGGGCCGTGTCACTATCCAAATCGACAAAGTCGTGATAGAAGGAGTTTACAACGGATCTCTAAGCTTGAATCATGACAACAGCAAAGATGCATCTTCCAGATCACTCGACATTGAGATTGCATGGTCCAATAGAACAACGGATGATACTCTTTGA
- the LOC103830570 gene encoding UPF0540 protein At1g62000 — MNATKFVVLLIFVGVVCANVGARQLDEVSQKTRFGVSIPKTVTSNGIDAERIVSSGTSSYNTEYTNSNANGGASGPSSSTSGSVNKYTYGYVNADGPNARVDTSSYTYGAAGSNAAAGPKTTEGNAYAYGDAGSYASGSTDNP; from the coding sequence ATGAATGCCACAAAGTTTGTTGTGCTCCTGATCTTTGTTGGAGTTGTGTGCGCCAATGTTGGCGCAAGGCAGCTCGATGAGGTGTCCCAAAAGACCAGATTTGGCGTCTCTATTCCCAAGACTGTTACTAGCAACGGCATTGATGCTGAGCGTATCGTTAGTAGTGGTACTAGTTCTTACAATACGGAATATACCAATTCCAATGCTAATGGGGGTGCCAGCGGTCCCAGCTCTAGTACATCAGGAAGTGTTAACAAATATACCTATGGATATGTCAATGCGGATGGTCCCAACGCAAGGGTAGATACTAGCAGTTACACTTACGGTGCTGCAGGTTCTAATGCTGCAGCGGGTCCCAAAACTACCGAGGGTAATGCATACGCTTACGGAGATGCAGGTAGCTATGCGTCTGGTTCGACCGACAACCCTTAA